The DNA window CCTATGAATAAAATTGCTAATAAATTTTTCATATTCAGCTTCTCTTGTGCATATACAAACAGAATATTTACTATTCCAATAAGAACAAGTTTTACTGAAACATCCAGAGCCATTAACGAAATAATAAAAATTGATATAAATTGGTAAAAATGTTTGTTTTTTCGTTCGAATAAAACCATATAAAATAGAGTCATTACAAACACTCCATTGCCTACATGTAAAACAGCGGGATGCCACAACATACCAAGCGCAACCAAGGAAGGTGCCAAAAAGAGAACTTTCGTACGTTGTGTTTGCAAAGCATAAATACTCGCACACACAACTAAAAGTGGTAAAACCACTACAAGCATGTCTGTATCGTAATAACCTGTCATTGTTCGATTGTAATAACTTACCGCAATACTACCAATCAATGCTGCAACAAACCCTACACCATCTTGCTTAAAAAGCCGTCCAAACCATAGGATTGGAAAAACGACTAAAGAACCGATAAATGTAGGCATAAAAAGGATTAACGTCTCAAAGCTTACAGGTACAATGTGTGCTAAAAATGCTGTCAACAAAGACAAAGGACTCGCCACGGGAGAAAGGTCATTGACTTCATGACCACCATGTAAAATATCTCTTGCACCTTCGGCAAAATAATATCCATCGTTGGTGTTAATCATCAATTGATCATTCCACATGAATTGGTCAAAGCCATTGAATTGGGAAACCCAAATCAAGCGAACCCCAATACTAAAGATATATGCCAAACCCACCAACACTAAAAATACAGAAACTGGCATTGACTGAGAATGGCTTGTCAGTATAGGGCGAATCTTCATCTAAAATATTTCCTTTGTTGAATATAATTTTTAATCACCCTTAGTCCGTATTTTCCAAGAGAAAAACCAATAAAAAAAAGATACTGGGCATACGTTATTAAGCCATTTTGAAAACAAAAAGAATAATTTGCCAACTCACCTTTTTCCATCTCCCACATTTTAGAAGAGAGCCCGCTTTCGCCATACGCTCTTTTATGTAGTCGTGTTAAACTCGGCTTTAACATAAAGTATAAAGGCTCTTTTTTTGAAATTTTAAGCCAAAGATAGTAATCTTCAGAATACCTCTGCCCATCTAAGAATCCCCCGACTTCATTAAAAAGCTTTTTTTCTACAACGGTGCAAGGGGTTGATGTTCTGTTCGAAAATAAAAAATCTTTAAAATCATACTGTTTTACCAATAGATCTTTTGCTTGTGAAAAAGGATCAAAGGTATAACTCGTTGAGAGAAATTTTACTTGATACTGCTGGATGAATGCGTATTGTATTTCCAATTTATCCTCTCGCCATTCATCATCAGCATCTAAAAAAGCTAAAAAATCTCCATGAGCATATTGCGCAGCTATATTTCTAGCCGTTCCTGCACCTCTGTTTTGCTGATATATATAGTGGTATGAAAGATGATTTTTATCTTGAAAAAACTCTTTGATTACTTTACATGTACCATCTTCACTACCATCGTCAACCAAAACGATCTCAAAATCATGAAACGTTTGTGTAGCTACAGATAAAAGTGCTCTTACAATAGTTTTTTCACAATTGTAACAGGGAATAATGACTGAAAATATCATAATGCGTATTCAAGTCTTGGCATCAATTGATATTGGACAAAGATACTTACGCTACACACAAATTTATCTCTACTTTGCAAAGTTATCTCTCATTTTAAAATACAATGCCATTATAAACATACTTAATATTTGAACGATA is part of the Sulfurospirillum arsenophilum NBRC 109478 genome and encodes:
- a CDS encoding glycosyltransferase family 2 protein; translated protein: MIFSVIIPCYNCEKTIVRALLSVATQTFHDFEIVLVDDGSEDGTCKVIKEFFQDKNHLSYHYIYQQNRGAGTARNIAAQYAHGDFLAFLDADDEWREDKLEIQYAFIQQYQVKFLSTSYTFDPFSQAKDLLVKQYDFKDFLFSNRTSTPCTVVEKKLFNEVGGFLDGQRYSEDYYLWLKISKKEPLYFMLKPSLTRLHKRAYGESGLSSKMWEMEKGELANYSFCFQNGLITYAQYLFFIGFSLGKYGLRVIKNYIQQRKYFR